In Lacibacter sp. H375, one DNA window encodes the following:
- a CDS encoding T9SS type A sorting domain-containing protein, whose amino-acid sequence MRIKHLLTSAITFYCLTVSAQPGALDQSFGSFGISVSTESRSRFENILSLANGQFLVTDHELAVRNYENGATESYTFSIFRRYNANGTPDLTYGTNGKRRFFSSDEVHQYFTSFAVMTDGKIVATESAQVLGNSPVALNRVWIFNADGTGGGILAELSVFGYFAVRLNDITVDKNNRIVVTGFVRGNTASDRNRTYIARLLSDGSFDETFNNVGFRVLVENSSYNYSGEKVATDANNNIILWEDGFYNEEQGSFISKFRENGSMETSFPYIKTNAVVRSLHTDGNSEIIYLDNTVIKRLNADGSPDLSFSADFSPTKLIMQPDNKIIAIGGNTVFKVGRFKTDGTSDQSFGTNGYVTTDLNLDGYPLDAIYRNRRLYISGYIVNTFAYGTIIAHDGSDVRMTCPSPQNPYNVDAGKCYATVNGINAIMSSSTLYANVQHKLEYNGAVVQGAGGVAGKQFQKGTTKVTYTYTDITTQTCSFDITVSDQDPPVAKCKNITVQLDASGNGTLTAAQVDNGSTDGCGIQSMTLSKTSFSCSDPSTNTVTLTVTDIHGNSSTCTTTVTVVDNVPPVAKCKNITIYLDATGNASITPSQIDDGSADACGIKSYALDKTAFNCSNKGNNTVTLTVTDNNNNTSTCTATVIVVDNIPPTITAVVPTPQAIWPSDRKMKSVTVSTTSTDNCPGSSCRITAVAIKAGEFAGDNIGPDWEITGNNTVNLRAEIPKKGIKRIYTITVTCTDAAGNASTATTDVIVSHNIITPASGASVKIGTTVNLTGEFWDVPGKTHTAKWLIDDKTVSGNVTEPSGMNNGTVAGSYRFTAAGVYKLRMNVTDQNGVTSYSNTNENLDAIIVVYDPNGGYTYGGGSFASPPGALVKNPSAEGAATYGFTVNYKNGSFPKGETQFDFKVGDFEFNALNFDYLAISNAKAQFKGTGKIIGGQSGIGFIMTATDGALDGTGVDKIRMKVYNRNTGYVYYDNQPGASDAASPTQAVGANSIIFIQNNSNVQPGRLSSGVAVETQIANAGFDVSVFPNPSVNQFKLIINSSNRNEQIMLQVYDATGKLIETKNNLNAGSVIDIGNSYRQGIYFVRISQGKDHKELKLVKIN is encoded by the coding sequence ATGAGAATAAAACATTTACTCACTTCAGCTATTACTTTTTATTGTTTAACAGTAAGTGCACAGCCAGGCGCTTTAGATCAATCATTTGGAAGCTTTGGGATTTCAGTTTCTACTGAAAGCAGGTCAAGGTTTGAAAACATACTGTCTTTAGCAAATGGACAGTTCCTTGTCACAGATCATGAGTTGGCAGTACGTAATTATGAAAACGGAGCTACTGAGTCCTATACGTTCAGTATATTCCGTAGATATAATGCCAATGGTACTCCTGATCTTACTTATGGAACAAATGGCAAACGGAGATTCTTCTCGAGCGATGAAGTTCATCAATACTTCACATCCTTTGCCGTAATGACTGATGGAAAAATTGTTGCTACTGAAAGCGCACAGGTTCTTGGTAACAGTCCTGTTGCTCTAAATAGAGTTTGGATATTTAATGCAGATGGAACAGGTGGTGGGATACTTGCAGAGCTATCGGTCTTTGGTTATTTTGCTGTAAGACTGAACGACATTACTGTTGACAAAAATAACAGAATCGTTGTTACAGGTTTTGTAAGAGGTAATACAGCTTCAGACAGAAACCGTACATATATTGCCAGGCTGTTGAGTGATGGAAGCTTTGATGAGACTTTTAACAATGTTGGATTTAGAGTATTGGTTGAAAATTCAAGCTATAATTATTCAGGAGAGAAAGTTGCAACCGATGCTAATAACAACATTATTTTATGGGAAGATGGCTTTTATAATGAAGAACAGGGTTCTTTCATTTCCAAGTTCAGGGAAAATGGATCTATGGAAACGAGTTTTCCTTATATAAAAACGAATGCTGTTGTTCGGTCTTTACACACTGATGGAAATTCTGAGATCATTTATTTGGATAACACTGTCATCAAACGTCTCAATGCCGACGGCAGTCCAGACCTAAGTTTTTCAGCCGATTTTTCACCCACGAAATTAATTATGCAGCCCGACAATAAAATTATTGCAATTGGGGGCAATACAGTTTTTAAAGTGGGCCGGTTTAAAACTGACGGTACTTCAGATCAATCATTCGGCACAAATGGCTATGTAACTACCGATCTGAACCTGGATGGCTATCCACTTGATGCCATCTACCGCAACAGGAGATTATATATATCAGGATATATCGTTAACACTTTTGCCTACGGAACGATCATTGCTCATGATGGCAGCGATGTTCGTATGACATGTCCTTCACCACAGAATCCATACAATGTAGATGCAGGAAAGTGTTATGCAACAGTAAATGGTATCAATGCAATTATGTCTTCCAGTACCTTGTATGCAAATGTTCAACATAAGCTTGAATATAATGGCGCTGTTGTACAAGGTGCAGGCGGTGTGGCTGGCAAACAATTTCAAAAGGGAACAACAAAAGTTACTTATACTTATACAGATATCACCACTCAAACCTGTTCTTTTGATATAACTGTTTCAGATCAGGATCCTCCTGTTGCAAAATGCAAAAATATTACGGTGCAGCTTGATGCATCAGGAAATGGCACACTCACCGCAGCCCAGGTTGACAATGGTTCTACTGATGGTTGCGGCATACAATCCATGACATTAAGTAAAACAAGTTTCAGTTGTAGTGATCCATCAACCAATACAGTAACATTAACTGTAACGGATATTCATGGAAATTCTTCTACCTGCACAACAACTGTTACTGTTGTAGATAATGTGCCACCTGTTGCAAAATGTAAGAACATAACTATTTACCTGGATGCAACCGGAAATGCCAGTATCACTCCTTCACAGATTGATGACGGATCTGCTGATGCATGCGGAATCAAAAGCTATGCTCTTGATAAAACAGCTTTCAATTGCAGCAATAAAGGGAACAACACTGTTACATTAACTGTAACTGATAATAATAATAATACTTCTACTTGTACAGCTACAGTTATTGTGGTTGATAATATTCCGCCAACTATAACTGCTGTAGTACCAACACCGCAAGCCATATGGCCATCTGATCGTAAAATGAAAAGTGTAACAGTAAGCACTACTTCAACAGATAATTGTCCGGGCAGTTCTTGCAGAATTACAGCAGTTGCTATAAAAGCTGGTGAGTTTGCCGGTGATAATATTGGTCCTGATTGGGAGATCACAGGTAATAACACCGTTAATCTCAGGGCAGAAATTCCTAAAAAAGGTATTAAACGAATCTACACCATCACTGTTACATGTACAGACGCTGCAGGTAATGCCAGCACAGCTACTACTGATGTTATTGTTTCACATAATATCATTACACCTGCAAGTGGTGCTTCGGTAAAAATTGGTACAACAGTTAATCTAACAGGAGAATTCTGGGATGTGCCTGGCAAAACACATACAGCAAAATGGTTGATTGATGATAAAACGGTTAGCGGTAATGTAACTGAACCATCAGGCATGAATAACGGAACAGTAGCTGGTTCTTATAGATTTACAGCTGCAGGTGTTTACAAATTACGGATGAATGTTACTGATCAAAATGGAGTAACCAGTTATAGTAATACCAATGAAAATCTTGATGCCATAATAGTTGTGTATGATCCAAATGGAGGATATACCTATGGTGGAGGTTCTTTTGCTTCTCCTCCCGGAGCATTGGTGAAAAATCCATCTGCAGAAGGGGCCGCTACATATGGCTTTACAGTGAATTATAAAAATGGTTCATTCCCGAAAGGCGAAACACAGTTTGACTTTAAGGTTGGTGACTTTGAATTCAATGCATTGAATTTTGATTACCTCGCTATTTCAAATGCCAAAGCACAGTTCAAAGGCACCGGAAAAATTATTGGCGGGCAAAGTGGAATTGGATTTATCATGACTGCGACAGATGGAGCATTGGATGGAACCGGGGTTGACAAAATAAGAATGAAAGTATATAACAGAAATACGGGTTATGTGTATTACGATAATCAACCGGGCGCAAGTGATGCTGCATCGCCAACACAAGCTGTTGGAGCAAACAGTATCATTTTTATCCAGAATAATTCAAATGTTCAGCCGGGCAGATTAAGCTCTGGTGTTGCAGTTGAAACTCAAATAGCTAATGCAGGATTTGATGTGAGTGTATTCCCTAACCCCAGCGTCAATCAATTTAAGCTGATCATTAACAGCAGTAACAGGAATGAACAGATCATGTTGCAGGTATATGATGCAACAGGAAAGTTGATTGAAACAAAAAATAATCTGAACGCAGGATCAGTAATTGATATTGGCAATTCATATAGGCAAGGCATCTATTTCGTACGGATATCACAAGGAAAAGATCACAAAGAACTGAAGCTTGTGAAAATTAATTGA
- a CDS encoding sensor histidine kinase, which produces MMRRLIISFLSVIVVLSSFCQSYDENDFTRYTKLDGLSHNSVTGIVQDSSGYIWISTKKGLNRFDGRSFSNFFKISENLPLPENDILYLTRQQNEIIGSTAVGAFSYNTITRKIRSFTVPADSNIFFWSNQVWHTLKDKAGNYVLSTKTGLYVFNEAGKLVSRYDHFTPQDAGLKELWFGNWLAPLSDGRIFQENNLAGSFYNYKTKTIEAHSFNNHSNLRRLLNSKIDEERISFYGGNDQLITPAPEKDALEFYNLVNGQYASYSIPKHVIPDLDWYSRLFFINDSVAALTSKVGGFYLLQFSTANNYWYCNSEKLFPGKYCTSVFSDRSNRLWVGTNDGLYKQNIRNSFFTNEDLSQQLPSIVNTGIQSIFISQHKIYAGLRNEGGLLILNDQSKKIEQVIDLSKYGPGSNSLNFIFHFSNDTLWLGTAKGILWFNKKNNSHGQLDVPGQPAWFYNTKTRSFLKDSEGDIWLSFGILNSLVLFKRSERRFYDYSKSPLLKITFCFSMEEDKNRNVWIAGDGLCRWNRKKKSIDTLIPYPTVIKTVTNYMRLLDCDNENNLWLASYDNEIIQYNCNENKMYLRVAENSMIDGHSVTSSDIINDHIWLGMANGISAFNIKDHSIKQFNYSDGLPSAVVTSPRNGSFYDADRNRFYFGAGQYLISFVPDARVSEKAIPFFSVEVMGENQTQSNKTVLPYSKNNVELTLNAINFTDPEENRFAYRFLSEKNEIWNELNTKNVVVLGKLPPGSHRIEVKMYSVNNRWPAQTQTIHLQIKPPFWRSPYFLLPALAALLWLVVFMYRKRVKQINRQANIDKQLTQTEMKALHAQMNPHFIFNCLNSIREMILNNENEQASLYLSKFARLIRITLNHSSKQFVSLKDTVDYLERYIEMESIRNNQFTYKIDVAKDLNTDDIMVPPMLIQPFIENAIWHGSAQKKNITIAIRFKQEGNHLICIVEDDGIGIEESLKRKRDITHEPSIGIDNIKQRIELLNEKYNLQCTLEIVDKLTLSQANETGTLVTLHLPIKTNDNLWT; this is translated from the coding sequence ATGATGCGAAGGCTGATCATTTCATTTCTTTCTGTCATTGTTGTACTCAGCAGTTTTTGCCAATCTTATGACGAAAATGATTTTACCCGTTATACCAAACTCGACGGGCTATCTCATAATAGTGTTACGGGTATTGTGCAGGATTCATCTGGCTATATCTGGATAAGTACAAAAAAGGGACTTAACCGTTTCGATGGTCGGTCTTTCAGTAATTTTTTCAAAATATCTGAGAACCTTCCGTTGCCTGAAAATGATATTCTTTATTTAACAAGACAGCAAAATGAAATAATAGGATCAACAGCTGTAGGCGCATTTTCTTACAATACCATCACACGAAAGATTAGGTCCTTTACTGTTCCAGCCGATTCAAATATCTTCTTCTGGTCGAACCAGGTTTGGCATACATTGAAAGACAAGGCTGGCAATTATGTACTTTCAACAAAAACCGGGCTATATGTTTTTAACGAAGCTGGTAAACTCGTGTCCCGTTACGATCATTTTACTCCGCAGGATGCAGGCCTCAAAGAATTGTGGTTTGGCAACTGGCTTGCGCCACTAAGCGATGGCAGAATATTCCAGGAAAATAACCTGGCTGGATCATTTTATAATTACAAAACAAAAACAATAGAGGCCCATTCTTTTAACAATCATTCCAATCTCCGAAGATTGCTTAATTCTAAAATTGATGAAGAACGGATTTCTTTTTATGGCGGTAATGATCAATTGATAACTCCAGCGCCTGAAAAGGATGCGCTGGAATTCTATAATCTTGTTAATGGGCAGTATGCATCATACTCCATTCCAAAGCATGTTATTCCTGATCTTGATTGGTACAGCAGATTATTTTTTATTAACGACAGTGTAGCAGCTCTTACAAGTAAAGTTGGTGGATTTTATCTGCTTCAATTTTCAACAGCAAACAACTATTGGTATTGCAATAGTGAGAAACTTTTTCCCGGCAAATATTGTACATCTGTTTTTTCTGATAGAAGCAACCGCTTATGGGTAGGCACCAATGATGGGTTATATAAACAAAATATCAGGAACTCATTTTTCACTAATGAAGATTTGTCTCAGCAACTTCCTTCTATCGTAAACACCGGCATACAAAGCATTTTTATTTCACAACATAAAATATATGCAGGTTTAAGAAATGAAGGTGGATTATTGATCTTAAATGATCAAAGCAAAAAGATTGAACAGGTTATTGATCTTTCAAAGTATGGCCCCGGAAGCAACAGTTTGAATTTTATTTTTCATTTTAGTAACGACACATTATGGTTGGGAACTGCAAAAGGCATTCTTTGGTTCAATAAAAAAAATAATTCGCACGGGCAGCTGGATGTACCTGGTCAGCCTGCCTGGTTCTATAACACTAAAACAAGAAGCTTTCTTAAAGATTCGGAAGGGGATATTTGGCTATCGTTTGGGATATTGAACAGTCTGGTATTATTCAAGCGTTCAGAACGCCGCTTTTATGATTACTCCAAGAGCCCATTGTTGAAGATCACATTTTGTTTTAGCATGGAAGAAGATAAAAACAGGAATGTTTGGATTGCAGGTGATGGTCTTTGTCGCTGGAACCGCAAAAAAAAATCAATTGACACGCTGATACCCTATCCAACGGTAATAAAAACAGTAACAAACTACATGCGGTTGCTTGACTGTGACAATGAAAATAATTTATGGCTTGCATCATATGATAATGAGATCATTCAATACAATTGTAATGAGAACAAAATGTATCTGAGGGTTGCTGAAAACAGTATGATCGATGGCCATTCAGTAACCAGCTCCGACATTATTAATGACCATATCTGGCTGGGAATGGCCAACGGTATCTCTGCATTTAATATAAAAGATCATTCAATAAAGCAATTCAATTATTCCGACGGCTTGCCTTCTGCGGTTGTAACATCGCCGAGAAATGGAAGTTTCTATGATGCAGATCGAAATCGCTTCTATTTCGGTGCAGGTCAATATTTAATTTCATTTGTTCCTGATGCACGGGTTTCGGAAAAAGCAATTCCTTTTTTTTCTGTAGAGGTAATGGGAGAAAATCAAACTCAAAGCAACAAAACTGTACTACCGTATTCAAAGAATAATGTTGAGCTTACCTTAAATGCAATCAATTTTACCGATCCCGAAGAAAATCGTTTTGCTTATCGGTTTCTAAGTGAGAAGAATGAGATCTGGAATGAATTAAATACAAAAAATGTTGTTGTACTAGGTAAGTTACCACCTGGCTCTCATCGGATAGAAGTGAAAATGTACTCAGTTAACAACCGCTGGCCTGCGCAAACCCAAACCATTCACTTGCAGATAAAACCACCATTCTGGAGATCACCTTACTTTCTGCTTCCTGCGTTGGCAGCTTTGTTATGGCTGGTTGTTTTCATGTATCGTAAGCGGGTGAAACAAATTAACCGGCAGGCAAATATTGACAAACAACTTACTCAAACTGAAATGAAGGCGCTGCATGCACAAATGAATCCTCATTTTATTTTTAATTGTTTGAACAGTATCCGTGAAATGATATTGAATAATGAAAACGAGCAGGCTTCTCTTTACCTTAGCAAGTTTGCAAGGCTTATACGTATTACATTAAATCATTCATCAAAACAATTCGTGAGCTTAAAGGATACGGTAGATTATTTAGAAAGATATATTGAAATGGAAAGCATCAGAAATAACCAGTTTACTTATAAAATAGATGTAGCAAAAGACCTGAATACCGATGACATCATGGTTCCTCCTATGCTTATTCAGCCTTTTATTGAAAATGCCATCTGGCACGGTTCTGCACAAAAAAAGAATATCACCATAGCAATAAGGTTTAAGCAAGAGGGAAATCATTTGATCTGTATTGTTGAAGATGATGGTATTGGAATTGAAGAATCATTAAAAAGAAAAAGAGACATTACACATGAGCCCTCAATAGGAATTGATAATATTAAGCAACGTATTGAACTTCTCAATGAAAAATACAACCTGCAGTGTACTCTGGAGATTGTGGACAAACTAACTTTATCACAGGCAAACGAAACGGGAACACTTGTTACACTTCATTTGCCTATTAAAACAAATGACAATCTATGGAC